A DNA window from Ipomoea triloba cultivar NCNSP0323 chromosome 10, ASM357664v1 contains the following coding sequences:
- the LOC116031532 gene encoding 60S ribosomal protein L18-2-like → MGIDLKAGGKSKQTKRTAPKSDDVYLKLLVKLYRFLVRRTGSKFNAVILKRLFMSKTNKPPLSLSKLISYMCGKDDKIAVLVGTITDDVRAYEVPALKVCALRFTKTARARIEKAGGECLTFDQLALRAPLGQNTVLLRGPKNSREAVKHFGPAPGVPHSHTKPYVRSKGRKFERARGKRNSRGYKV, encoded by the exons ATG GGTATCGATCTGAAAGCCGGAGGTAAGAGCAAGCAGACGAAACGCACAGCTCCCAAGTCCGACGATGTTTACTTGAAGCTTCTCGTGAAG CTTTACCGATTTTTGGTGAGGAGGACCGGAAGCAAGTTCAACGCCGTGATTCTGAAGCGTCTGTTTATGAGCAAGACCAACAAGCCTCCACTGTCTCTCTCAAAGCTGATCTCTTACATGTGTGGAAAG GATGACAAGATTGCGGTCCTGGTGGGTACTATTACGGATGATGTGAGAGCCTACGAGGTCCCAGCATTGAAGGTCTGCGCTCTGAGGTTCACCAAAACCGCAAGGGCTAGGATTGAGAAGGCTGGTGGTGAATGCTTGACGTTTGATCAGCTTGCTCTTCGGGCTCCTTTGGGACAGAACACG GTTCTGCTCAGAGGTCCAAAGAATTCGCGTGAAGCAGTTAAGCACTTTGGTCCAGCTCCTGGTGTTCCACACAGTCACACCAAGCCTTATGTGCGCTCCAAGGGAAGAAAGTTTGAGAGGGCAAGAGGCAAGAGAAATAGCAGAGGATACAAGGTTTAA